In Micropterus dolomieu isolate WLL.071019.BEF.003 ecotype Adirondacks linkage group LG01, ASM2129224v1, whole genome shotgun sequence, the sequence ATGGGAGTCTGACTGGTAATTAGTATGTAGGTGTGTGCAGCTTCTCCTCCTTATCTGCTGTCACTGAGTGCAACCTTTGAACCTGCTGACTGACATCATCTGGGTAAGATTTCCCTAAGCGCTCTCTGTCATGATCCATTCACCGTGAGGTGCAATATGCACGTGATGATTTTGAGTTTGACAAATTGGTGAACTTTGTAGAGTATAGAGAGCAGAAGTGTGTAACTCTCTGAGATCAGTGTGTTagataataaatgttttggCTGAGGCTACACAGGAATGGGGAAGCTTTGATCATTTTGATGTGCTGATAAAGGTTCTattataatgttggattataAAAAGAAAGGTTTCCccacaaagaatgcaacaacaaaaatctAGTTACTAAGTTCTGTATTCAGCAATCATTATTAAATTTATACTGTTCTAtaacttatttgtttattttgcatgCTACATCATTAGACAGTGAAATTCTTCGATGATtaactttgttgttttctctgGGTGTTTGCATATTAAGTAAGAGTAGATGGGTAAGGTCCAGAACTGGCACACTGTTTGGGCTTATTTTGTCCTACTTATATCAAAGCCTAAGGATCTGTCCACGCAGCTCTATTACAGATTGTAGAGAGAAGAAACGAGGGAGAGACGCAACAAACGTCCCTGTCCATTCATATTTattgtccccagaggatgaatcccatGATTTAAATGACTCACTGATCTTTTATCTTGCACCACCATGTGGGGAAATTgccatttaaaataaacaacagtgacAATAATAAATTATGGAATTTAATATTCAGATTGCCATTGAATTCAATGAGCACCATTTACATGTTGGACATTGCATGATTTTTCCTCTAGTATTATCCTCACACCAAAATGTCAGCTTTGCACGCAGGATATTTACAGGGTGAATTATTATGAAATTTGCTGAACACTTTCCTGCTCCCAAGGGATTTGTCTACCTTCAGTAGAAATTGTTCAGTCCCACTACTGATAAGGGTAAGAGGGAAtttatgtgtaataaatgtCTGAAGATATCAGCCAGAGCCTTAATCAAGCGCCTAGAGATCCCAGATGAGAAGATATTATTAGCTTAGACTTCGCATGATATACTGCACTTGGATtcagtgaatgaatgaggaATCTTTTTATTGCTTTGGCGATTGAGCCATGTCCAGTTTGTGTTTATGAATAATGGAAAGTCTATAGGGACATGTGGGATCTTGTATGCTATCTTGAACAAGGAAAAGCCATTTGTACCTGCCTGCATGTGTAACCTATAGAGACATGTGACCTTTATCTTGGCATCGTGTTATAAGGTAGAAATGGTTTTCAGTCTGCTGACACCATGTTTGGTGAAgattattgtgagccaggtttcagagactgatgaagacttaacacaGCATGGTTAGGGGAgtgaggcagcctacacaatatacacacagaggtacagacattaaaggtaatgttgctatagactgaatgaaaaatggtacagatatttatagtattaatgataataattgtaatgttaaatattataataacaataggactagtaacaataattgtagcagagggtgtcaagcaggaacacgggggcagcaggtgacttgcAACCACaaatccagactccacagctccaaaaccagaaacacctgcaggtcatcaaatgccaacaccaaatctgaaggacacttcctgtctggggatattTATCCTTCCTAGATCTATAGAGGTTTACTAATCATCCAAATAGGGTTATTGTTCACCCCTCTATTCATGTGTAAGGAGTTTATTAGTCATTGGCTCAAATAAAGACCCACTGTGTGTCCTTCAagccacatgcaacactttctacatagtaccagtcagtctgtctgatgTTTAGATTACAATGCTTCttcatattggaatctattactatccatgagttgtactctaaaCTGTGGAGCCAGTAAAGCCAGTAAATTCTTGTAGAGTTGTAAGATTCAGCCTTGTAAGATTCTCAGAAAACACTGATATCTGGTAGCTTGAAGTCTGAGATACTGTCTCTACCTTACCAGTCTAACTGTcgtctccctaacaaggacatgacagctggaaggtcagtgaacacctgTGGGGTCAGCAACTACAAAACTAGACcttgtcttacctttccctgttacatcaattaagcccCAATAAGAAATAGCTTTAACAATGTGGAGCTTCTGTCTCATTGTCTCACACTGACTAATTAAGCAGCCATCTTTGATACGGAAAATCCCGAAAAGTCTCACTTTTGTTGTCTGTTTAGGACAGTGAAGTACACTAACTAAGAATAATCTGCGATTCGGAAAATAAAGTAATCAGTTTATTCCcatatagtttatttattatttatttattttaagttggAATGCCAGAATTATTGCCTTGTTACCTGATTGTCTTGGGTGAAATTCATTGACTCCCTCCTCTTGTCTGTCCTCAGGTTTGTGGACGGGATTGAGACAGAAAACCAAAGTGGTTCGGCTCCGAAATTTGATTTTTCTCCCAGCGCAACTCAGAGTTTCCTACCCAGCCCCGATTCAGCTACCTCAggttaacacacatacacacacatatatacatactataTATGAGACTGGACTGGATCCCATTAAAAAGAAAGGTTTCGAGCTGTAGAGCCGCAAAGACACATTTATGTATGACTCAATAATTCATTCTTGATTATCAGTCAGCTGCTAAAGTCCTTACTggcatggatgtgtgtgtgtgtacatttcgTTATATGTCCATAGGGGCCCGTGATGAGGGTGACACCATGCAGACTATTGCTAAGCTAAAACATGAGGTAAGGCTACTTACACTAAGGTGTTACGGAGAAAAACTGACTTTGACTAAATAGTAAATTCAGAGCTTTAAGCCAAGATTTGacattactgtatgacagtatcCTAAACTGGAAAACAAGACAACCAGCATTTATGACTCTTCAGTCTGACTCCCCTCTCTCCAGATGAACGTCCTCTCCCGTCAGGTAACCGCTGTCAGTCAGGAGCTGCAGGAAATGACACGTCTTCTCAAACCcctcttccataacacctccaCGCTGCTGATACCCAATGCTGTGACTCCGCCTCACAGCGTGACATCACACAGCTGCTCCCCGGCCCCACCCCTTCTTACCCAACACACACCTGTGGACCACTCAGACGATCAAAACCCTTCATCCATCCTGGTACCTGGACCGGCCTCTCAACAGCTGAGCTTCACGAAGGTGTTACAAGGAGAGTTTGATCCACTTCAGTGTTCACCCTCCCGAATCATCACCTCCCATAATCCTCCAGTTCCTCATCAGGCTAGCACTTCTCCCCCAGTGTCTCATTGCTCAGCTCCCCCATCACTTAACAGCTCTCCCCATGAGCACACCATCATGCCACatccctactcctcctcctccatcccctcTATCTCTTCATCCATCTCTCCCCTTTTGGTGGACTTAGCAGGATCTGGTAGTGAGCCACAAACACAGCCTCAATGCCGTATCCCGCTCCTGTCCCAGTCTGAGTCCCAGCTCCGGTTCCAGCCTGAGTTCCAGTTCATATCCCGGTCTCATCCCCATTCCCTTTCCCAGCCTCAGCTCCATCCCATTCTCCAGCCCTCCAGCATGGCAACCCGCTCCCGAGAACCCCTCCTGAACCTGCAGGAGCTGGAGTGGGGAGAGCAAACCGCTCAGCTCAGCTTCATTAACGAAGGACAACCCTCAGTGTGAACAGAGAAGACTAAAATCTGGACTGAAAGACAGGAATAAACTAGCATGCCACACAACTTACTGCATGACAGACATTTGCCCGAAGATTGGCATGTGAGATAAGATGTAAATGCATCGATTTTAAACTATTATAAACTGTTATCATCAGCACCCGTTGTAAACAGATCTGACAATAAAATAGGTTGTTTTATAGTTTCATTTTGATTCGTTTGACAGGATAACACTTCTGCATACACTGCGTGatataaaaacaagacaattGAACCTTCAGTAATAAACtcttttaaaggagacctattgtactgcatttccagtcctatgttgtagttctgtgactcctgtatggcagctttgcatgatccaaagttaaaaaaaatccttttctgtcttatactggcccttcatgtagggcaggggtattcaattagaattcaaagaggtccagttacaGAAACTTTCCTGAatcaaaggtccggaacatcaaaacgactaatttgcgttatcattcagtaccataacgtatagttgtacggtctgtcaaatcaaataatatttcagtcagttttcacatcaaactggagggataataaataataactattctaataataaattataaatttaagtaaactaaaataaagtgcctataattttttgaaaaaatgaaataaaaagtgtagcttgaagtgatgaagtgtagtcataaccaattttataataaacactcaacacatcataacaaatgaacagctgtaatgcctcctcttctctttcattccctcttatagaGCAACCACCTCCCTACTTTAtcttcagtgagaaacgtgagctctagtttgtcctgccagctaggatTGGAGATCTATGCGATATTCTGGtgttgaactgcccgtgggaggaatgtacatgtaagaatctgtacattcttgattaaaagccatgtgaaatctcttttccctttcgtctcctcaattcgtgtttgtttccaaaacgtctctggtgaatctcacggactcgactcgcaagcatcggaatgcacagatttgattggctgagcagcgtcataTGAGACGATTgaagcacatgcgattggtctgtgagtttcctgggccactaaaccagtacagtaaattcaACAAAAGCTGCGccggttaaaatagaaacgctccgtcatgaggtagtaagtctcaataatgaATCGGCTGTAGGTCGACGGTCCAgagaggacagcggctgggtccggatccggactgcggtccgcctattagtgaccacTGAtgtagggcttcatttcagccaCTGTCTGAATCAAGCTATAGATGCTCCTGTCTTTTTAAGGCctccctctcaaagcccactgtcttctgattggcagAGACCTGATGCACGTTACCAAGCTGTTGTTGCCACTGAGCTGTACAGACAGACTAAGCATAGCTgtgcggagcaaatgaccatataggGAATACCAACTCCATCTAGCTCTGTATGTCATCAAAGGGATCCGTTGGTagaaaaaactgttgaaaacagagttaagttcagaacaggaggaaatctgaggttttggctcacaggaaTTTAATTGAtccattgtagataagtcataaaatattgaaaagcATAGTAGGTCTCCTTTAACAGTTGATCACATAAATGAACGCTCAGTAAAAAGCCCGATTTCTCCCAAATGTCTTTAAAACCACTCCGCCACTGCTTCTCGGAGACATCCAACAACTATAGGAAGAAACTTAAAGGACCAATGAGTTTGCAAATTTCAGCTCCTTAACTATAAATTGTGCGTACGTACATTATAACGGATTTTttgatggttaaaaaaaaaaaaattctattcaACCAGATCTTCACATATGGACGCGtggtcaagacccgttggcATAAGTTTGGAGTTGGTTGGGATGAACGGGTGAGCCAGAAACTGaactttcaaccaggagactAGGAGAAAATTGTGACGTTTTGCAACattaacaagtacttttatttttttttatttaagtctaAATGGACGTTATTTATTGACAGCGGAGctctaaacattaaaaaacgacgctaaaggggtacccagagAGTTAAAAGCATGTGTTGTTCCATTCCAGGAACTTAACGGCACCTTGAAATCTTGTTTCTGCGGACCTCCAGTGCGTTCACGTTCCACATTGCTGCAGTAGAAGTGTACTCCAGGGTGTATCAGTACACTGTGACATTACTGTTGGGTGTGATTACAGGCGCAAAAGAGCATTCTGACCACACCTATTAGCATCAGTTTTTGTAATTGGTAAATTATTGTTGCATGGTAACAAAGTCTGAAGATTGATTTGAGAAGTGTGCACctcacaatattttatttatctttgacaaaagttaaagtaaatcaaataaattaaagtcGTGCAACTAGAATTCATACCTCTgctattaattaaaatgtttggcATGGAGCGAAAGGTTCAATAATCTCTTACAGCTCTTTCTgacaactcaaggtccacttactgaGATCGCAATCCCTCATGTACAGCACAGTGCACTCCTACTTCTAGACACTCCCACTCATTGATGACACAACCCTGTAATTACTCATCATTCAGTTTTATTGTAGCTGCTGCTGTGTCTTGGTCTctcagatctcagtcatgagcCAATCAGCAGCCAATGAAAAGGTGAAACAAAAGGAAAGTGGCTACTCAGTTAGCTTTCTGAAAGACTGCACCGTAGGGCAGATGGCTCCCCAGTCCACCGGCTTGCGGTACTCGCCTCTCTCCAGCAGATACTGGCGGCCCTTGAAGTGAGGGTGCTCGTAAAAGACCCACCAGCCTCCCAGGACCCTGCAGGAGTGAACCTCTCTCCAGTGGAACTTCTCCAGCACGGAGGGACAGTCCTCAGTCGCTTCAAACACCTGACCACCAAAGTCCCCTTTTACATAGAGCTGGATCTTGTAAGGATCTCCACTGGCCTGGAGGAGGACGCCGGCAAaggggaaacagagaggcaAAATGAAGGAGATAGGTTgcagtaatgtttttatgttttgttgcaACATCTTCAAATTGAAGTGTTTTCTTACTTCAAAATCAACTGTCTTGGCAGCGGTTTTAATTATTTGACCATTTTAAGCAGGTTCAAGCAATTTTTATTGCAGATTTTATAGGCTGATATcattgaaaatgtgtaaaaatggaGGAGCATAGCATAGCATATTAGCATAGCTAATGCCAAACTAGCTGGTGTTTCATTTTGGTGAGTAAAACATTATGCAGTCGTTGCCACTGTATCCTAGAAACTTAGTACGTTCGAAGGCTTACAAAGTGAATCATCTTGCAGGAGTTGACTCTGTCGTTGAGGCCATTCCAGCTCTGGAAGTCGGGGTACTCGCCTCTGGTCAGGACGTACTGGTACCCCATGTAGTTTGGTCTCTCGTAGATCACCCAGGTCCCGCTCTCCACGCGGGCCGAGTTACAACGACTCAGGTATGAGTGGAAGTCGCTGCAGTCGCTGTCACACTCATACCTGCGACCCTGGTAGTTCTTGTCCTCGTAGAAGACGATCTGGTGGAAAGTACATGAGTGAACCTGAGTGAAATATTAAATACCTACCTAAAGTGCTTGATAATATATGCATATAATATTTGGTTTGTAAGCTTGTAAAATAAGTTCAAGTCTGTAAACTCTAATGTGGATGTTTGTATAGTCTGGGCTCTTAGCCTATAAAGTCTTAACATtttgatttctgtctgtaaacTCTATTTTACACTCAGTTTCCTGATTCTCATCCTActtgtgtaaataaacacacagactttACAGGTTTACATAGGTTTTTGGAAAGTGGATCCACAGGAGAAAGAAAGCAGGATATCTAACTTCTGACCAATTTTCTATCTACTAAATGTTCAGACTTAACAAAATGAAACCTGCAAGCCCAAACCTGGATATACAATCTCAACATTAAATTCCCTTTAAACAGTGAGGGCttcacattttctgaaaagtaAATACCCAGCGAGTTCATTCAACCAACTTGACCGCTGCTCTGAAGGCATTTCCTGAATTCTCAAAATCAGGATCAGAATCTAAACAAAGTGGTAGTGGTAGCTGGAAATAATCGTACGTATGTCCATGCTTAATTTGTCCAATGTGAACCaaaattaaaagttttattaTCAGTTACATTGGTATATTGATGTTGCCTGTCATTATTAATACAAATAGCCTCAGGATATTTTGGTTGTGTTTTACAAAAAGAGCAAGGCcatatttcatttcatctcAAGGATCCTGAAAACACCCAGGTGATTATGGGATGGATTTGATGACTCACTTGCTATGACAAGATGTTAACTGAAAAAGGACTCGGGGAGCGCCTGCCTCTGCTAAGGCTACAACTCTCTAAATGCACTGTTGTAGCAGACAAGGCTTTTTTCTCCCCAGTCCCTGTGCTAAGTTAGATGAACCAGTGCTTGCACCACACAATGTCGCTCTTCTGTCATGGCTGCTGTTCACACAGAcaggttaaaatgttaaaacttaaacttaacTGTAATCCTTAATCTCTACTCACCCTGCCCATCCTGGGACTAGATCTGCTCCACAGTGTGGTCTCccttgaatgtgtgtgtgttatgtaaaGTACTATGTGTgagtacgtgtgtgtgcgtgcgtgtgtgcgtgtgtgtgctcataTGCGCCCTCATTCTCTTTTATACCCTCAGAGCCCTCTATAATTGAGACAATTGCTTTGTCATGAGAATGAGATCCAAAATTTGAGTCAGTGGTTCCATTGCTAGTCGTGTTTTCCAGAAAGAGGCTGTGGGATTACGCTGCATAAAGACCTCGGCCACTGACCTAGTCTTTATAGCAAACTGTAAacaaactgcacacacacacacacacacacacacaaatatcctTACGTACATACTTATATGTCAGACCTCTATTTGATGATTGTATAAATGTTAAACTATCCTTGTCATGCAATGTGGGAACAAAACAGCCACGTCAGCAGTCTGTGTGCACCAGCAAGCTTCATCATCAGTTGCAGCACTGAGCTAAACTTAAACACACAGCAGGCTAACCTGTTTGAGCAGCAGAGTTTCAACTCGAAAACACTGTTCAGCTGGTGCAGTATTTTGTATGGCCATGACAAGTTGAAGTCAATGCAGTACATCAGAAGCTGCAGTTCCTCAAATGGCCTTTAGATGCCGGTgttgtttcacattttttcccctgCAAATCCCCTAACCAGTTTGGGTTCTCTGCATTGAGACACTATTGGAAATATGGGAAAATATTATTTGAAGGGTAAAtaatacaacacaacacaagacTGAAAACTTAACTTAGTAACTTCAAGTTACTAAACTTTTATCAGCTTTATAAAGGTATAATTCAGATTCAGAATCAGATTCCTTTATGATCATTGCACAGAATACAAAGAAAATGAGTGCAATTCTGATGATGCATTCccacataacaaacaaaacaaaaatgacaacaaaatttaaaatataaagagTTTCAGCTAAACTAATTAAGGTTctaaatgtacaaataaaaaatagtgtGAAGATTACTATAATCTGTAAAACGATAGATATGAAACAGGACAGGACAATAAGTTATTGTTAACAACTGAGATAGTATTGCACTCTAGGGTATGGCACATTTATTATATGTCAATATGTGTTGTAAAGTTTTAGTGGCCCAAAAAAATTAAGCAAACCAAAATTACAAGGGAAAGTGAACGGAAAGTAATTTATGTGCGGAAATGGATTGAGTTTAAGGCGTGGTTTAGTTCAAGAATCTAAACTTaactgaaacaaaatgaaacaaatgaaaatttaattaaattagatgatacaaaatgaaataaaacaaaacaaatgaaacaaacagtaaaaacagaaatgcaacTATAAAAACACTGCTGGGACTCTCAGCAAGCATCAGATCTCCCCAGCCTGGGAGAATAACTTGGCTGCAGAACAAAGTGGGTTTTAATTGTGTatgaaaatatacaataaaataattaatgaatatACTTAATGATCCGTCAACGTGTGATTCCCATAGACATCACAGGGCGGCAGCATTTCCAAAGTGAAAATACAACACCCAGCTCTCCTCAGGTTTCCTACATTTTATGTGATTTGTAGTGGGATGGACCAGGTGTCACTGCAACAGTGAAAAACAAGGTATATAGAAGATTACAGCTGCAACgatcaacaaaaaaattaatcacCAACTATTTTTATACCGCTcacttaaaacaaaaaaacccaataaTATGTCAGAATATGCTTCTTTTGCTTGTTTTAACATCATACTAAGTTgaatatctttgtttttttgttggttGTACAGATATTTGACGACTTTACCTTTGTCCATCACATAATCTACCAAACGATTAACTGATTCTTCTGGAAAACAATTAACAATTTACTGATCATGAAAGCAGCAGGGCGAAATCCGATTGGTGagacacatttcatacacaaagAAACTGAACAAAATCAGTTGAAGAAAGTCAAACATAAAACCCTTTATACACATAAATGTACACCTAtagcaaaagagagaaaaaaaaacattttatcccAATAAAGAAGTCAATGTAATTTCAAAGGTGGGTTATTTAACAGTAATTCAGAACTTTTCAGAAAGTCCAGATTCTGTATAAATAATTATTTCCTCTGTTTCAATATAGCTTTCTGTCCAACACAACCACACTCTGAATGCTATGTAAGTAAATCTGAAACGCCTTAGTTACACATAAAGACCATAAACACATTCTTCACATTAATATTTGCTGTTACAGGTGATAAAAGCTGGCTTGTTTTCATTGGAGCCTTGTGAAGGCACTCTTTAATTGCCACGAATACCaccacacgtgcacacacacgtgcacacacacacacacacacacacacacacctcttgcTCATGGTGTGAGACTCGCGGTGAGCTGTCAGAGATACTTAAGATGATGTAGGACAGACAAGTgttggcgcacacacacacaaaccacagaggaggaggagcggcaGGAAGGCAGACAGGCTGAGTGGTAATGATAGGTGACTATTCTTCCATGTCGAATAAATCATAGAAAAAGCTGACCACTGCCGGTGAACACTAGTGCTGCTATTTGGAGAGACACACTAACCAACATATAAGTGATGGACGGGCAGAATTTATGAAATAAATTCTCAGGAAACTACagacaaatgttttttaaagtttttttacatttgtctcCTCATAAGGACAATGACAAGTCTATAATTCAAGATTACAATCATAAATAAGGCGTCTTTATAGTTTGAATCCAACCGAGGACTACAGTGAGCTTCTGGTGAACTGTCTTAGTGACTGAAAAAACAAGAATTTTGAGGTAAAGTCATTTAGAAATGCAGAACTGTAAACGTTTAACATCAGAGGGCCAAATATCTTCcattgtcaaccacttatcctgcgtacagggtcgcagggggttGGAGCCAAacccagctgacactgggcgaaaggcgggatACACTAAGGACAAATTAGGGTCACTAATCAACCTaggccacatgtctttggacagtgggaggaagccggagaacCCAGAGAGAAgacacgcagacacagggagaacatgcaaaatccacacagaaaggccggggcaaccagcGTTTGAACCTGCAACCTTCTTCCTGTGAGACCACAACACTATCCACTGGAACACCATGCCACCCTCTGAacatcttattattattaatcagagaattctttgtttcttctttctcttctcttttttacctcaaactttttctgtatCAAACATTGAGAGCGACACCAACATCGTTAGGCTGTCCTGAAAATCTATCTTTCAGCCAACAGCTACACACAGTACAGCAGACTAACTCTCAGAGCTGTACTTATCCAGATTATTTTCTCCAGATTATCTGCATCATGTACAAACACTACAAGGCTTCACATTAGAAAATATAACCATAAAACCATGAAAATACAGGCTTCACTTGGATATTCTAAGATATTAGTGACTCCAAATGTAAGAAGcggtgttattattttaatgaaaagtAAGACAAATGGAAATCTGATCAACTTTACAGGCCAGGATTGTTTTAATTGtgcattaaaaaactgttttctcATGTCCATAAAAGTAGGTAGGTaagtaggtacatttatttgtcacaatacaacaggttatagagtgaaatggAGTTTCCTGtttcccttctgctacatagcagacaatacacattaatacagaagcaattaatATGCAGTATAgcaataaaaatggtaaacagaaataaactataatcaatggagcagtgaggaggatgaatttgagtttaaaagtctgatagcttgggggaaaaagctgctctgcaatCTGGTGGTGCGGCAACTGAAACTTCtacatctcttcccagaaggcagcagggtgaacaggctgtggctggggtggtacTGTAAGTATTGTCATGTAAACTTCCTAAGTCTGATGTCCATGTATGAAAATTGACATGTTCTGTGTCACTAAATCTGCTTGAAATGCAGGTTCAAGAAAACTTTTCTGCTTTATACAGCACGGTTCGCTCTCTTTTGCATGGGCTCCCCGTGAACAGACCAATAAAAGCAAGCAGATAAATAGATAATGATGACTCACTCAGATCTAACCCCTGGGACAAGTAAAGTCACACATTGGACTCAATCACAACTTTAAAAATCAACCAAAGAATCAAGAAGTCCAATCTTAAATGCTGCCTCAGTCCATCTAAATagagcaaaaacattttaaaggacTTCTTAAGTGTTAGTGTACACCCCTAAACCTGCTCATTATAATAGTATAGGGCTAAAATTACAATTTGCATTGAAAGAGCATTTTTGTCAGGAAGGTTCAACTCAGGTCAAAAAGTTCCCTAGAGCTTATTTTTGTCCTTTTCAATCATTTACTTTGAGATTGTTTTTTAACCCCCAGTAGAGGGCAGACTATCAGCTTCTCTATTATGTCC encodes:
- the LOC123980009 gene encoding gamma-crystallin S-like isoform X1 is translated as MKTRRTRNQAENGLGRRVTGKETPGVTSISKRFAQIVFYEDKNYQGRRYECDSDCSDFHSYLSRCNSARVESGTWVIYERPNYMGYQYVLTRGEYPDFQSWNGLNDRVNSCKMIHFASGDPYKIQLYVKGDFGGQVFEATEDCPSVLEKFHWREVHSCRVLGGWWVFYEHPHFKGRQYLLERGEYRKPVDWGAICPTVQSFRKLTE
- the LOC123980009 gene encoding gamma-crystallin S-like isoform X2 translates to MAIQNTAPAEQCFRVETLLLKQIVFYEDKNYQGRRYECDSDCSDFHSYLSRCNSARVESGTWVIYERPNYMGYQYVLTRGEYPDFQSWNGLNDRVNSCKMIHFASGDPYKIQLYVKGDFGGQVFEATEDCPSVLEKFHWREVHSCRVLGGWWVFYEHPHFKGRQYLLERGEYRKPVDWGAICPTVQSFRKLTE